The window CGATGGCGAGATTTAAGGTGACTGTCGTTATCAAAAGGTTTCCCCACTTTTCTGTCGAAATGACGTACACAACCAAAGCCGATTTAATTGTTGATTTTCAATTTGGTGAGTTGTCTGAAGCCTTCCTTCCTATTGTGCGAAGAAATCACTGTTGCGCTCACTTCGTTAGCGAAACGGAGGCAATTTGACAAAGGCTTCTCTTGTCTTCTTGCGAATAAATATCCCATATCAAAGATATCTCCTGCTCCAGTAGTATCGACGACGTCTGTTTCGTGACTTGGGGGGACTTGAATGAGTTCACCGTCCTTCATAACAGCAGCGCCATTTGCGCCAAGTTTCACCACAACTTCCCCACAATACTTTTTAACGATATCCAGTCCTTTTTGCCATTCCGATGTATTCGTCAAATGACAAATTTCTGTTTCATTCGGCATGAAGACATCGACAAATTGAAGCAGATGAAAGGTCTGCGATTTTCTTTTCTCAGTCCATCCAGATGGATCCCAGCTTGGATCAAAGTAGACGCGTTTTCCAAGCGATTGTTGTTCTTTCGCGACTACGACAGCCTCGATTGGTGAAAATTTCGGCAGCAAATACGTCCCACAAATCACAACGTCATCACAGACATCGAGAAGTTCTTTTTTGGCATGATAAATAGACAAACCGAACGCATCATGAGCCCCGGAAACAGAAACTATCGCCCTTGAGCCATTTTCATGTACGATAACGAAGCCGTTAGGCGTTATGGTGTTTTCCACACATACAATACCTTCCGTTGCAAGTCCCCTTGTTTCTAATTCACGAATGAGAAACTTCCCTTGATCATCGTTTCCGATGCTTGAAATGATGTTGGCCTTCACGCCAAGGGCATGCAAGGCAATTGCCATGTAACCTGCCGTTCCGGCGACTCTCGTTTCAAAGCTTTCGGCCTCGATTTCGGCATCCCAGTGAGGGGCTTCTTTCACTTTTCCAATGACCGTATCCACGTTATAATTCCCAATAATACCAACAGGGTTCATAAAAAAACAACCTCCTCGATCAACGATGTTTCATTATTGTTTAACAGCGGCAGTCGTTAAGCCGGAAACTAAATATTTGTTGAGAAAAATAACGATCAAAATCGGTGGGATCATCGTGATCACACCAGCGGCGGTCATTAATCCGTAATTAATCGATGTTCGGCCAACAAATTCGGTGATCAGTACCGTTAAAGGTTTTGTTTCCGAAGGAGCAAACACCAGTGGAATCAAGAATTGGCTCCATGCATTTAAGAAGGTCAAAATCGCAACGGCGACCACACCAGGTAGAGCAATAGGCAAAATCGTCCATAAAGCCCTGAGTTTTGTCGCACCGTCAACCGTAGCGGCTTCTTCCAACTCTTTCGGGATCGTTGCAAAATAACTTCTCATTAACCATACGGCTAACGGTGCAAAAGCGGAAACGTAGATTAACGTAATGCCCACTTGCGTATCGATCAAGCCAATACTTATCATGACTTTATACAACGGAATCATGACTGCATAGGCTGGCAAGGCCATGGTGATTAAAATCATACTAAAAATGATGTTTCGCCCTTTGAAGGGTATTCTCGCAAAAGCATATCCAGCTAAAATTGAAACGATCACCACGACGACGGTAGAACCAAGACAACTAATTGATGTGTTGACCATTGCCCCTTTGAACTGAACCCATAACGACGACTGTTTATCGAAGCCTAAAAGTTGTTGGTAGTGTTGCAAACTTAACGGAATAGGCAAATACTTTGGCGGCAAGGTCGTTAAAGCTTTATTGGATAACAGGCTTGTACGGAGTGCCCAATATATGGGGGCCAAT is drawn from Bacillales bacterium and contains these coding sequences:
- a CDS encoding carbohydrate kinase family protein — encoded protein: MNPVGIIGNYNVDTVIGKVKEAPHWDAEIEAESFETRVAGTAGYMAIALHALGVKANIISSIGNDDQGKFLIRELETRGLATEGIVCVENTITPNGFVIVHENGSRAIVSVSGAHDAFGLSIYHAKKELLDVCDDVVICGTYLLPKFSPIEAVVVAKEQQSLGKRVYFDPSWDPSGWTEKRKSQTFHLLQFVDVFMPNETEICHLTNTSEWQKGLDIVKKYCGEVVVKLGANGAAVMKDGELIQVPPSHETDVVDTTGAGDIFDMGYLFARRQEKPLSNCLRFANEVSATVISSHNRKEGFRQLTKLKINN
- a CDS encoding carbohydrate ABC transporter permease, whose protein sequence is MKKLKTGISVVFILFWTLAPIYWALRTSLLSNKALTTLPPKYLPIPLSLQHYQQLLGFDKQSSLWVQFKGAMVNTSISCLGSTVVVVIVSILAGYAFARIPFKGRNIIFSMILITMALPAYAVMIPLYKVMISIGLIDTQVGITLIYVSAFAPLAVWLMRSYFATIPKELEEAATVDGATKLRALWTILPIALPGVVAVAILTFLNAWSQFLIPLVFAPSETKPLTVLITEFVGRTSINYGLMTAAGVITMIPPILIVIFLNKYLVSGLTTAAVKQ